In the genome of Methylophaga nitratireducenticrescens, one region contains:
- a CDS encoding ATP-binding cassette domain-containing protein yields the protein MTNRYAIQIDDCQFRYQQNSDSVVLQIAHWEIKKGETVFVYGPSGSGKSTLLNLLAGILLPQRGTIKLDEVILNQLNHRKRDAYRAQHIGMVFQRFNLIPYLTVADNIKLASHFSKQGIQNLQQRTLELMNALQLDAQILKRPASQLSVGQQQRVAIVRALMNQPELLIVDEPTSALDSDARDSFVDLLLEQVKAMQATLIFVSHDRSLAQHFSRQLDIQSFVVAGEKHAV from the coding sequence ATGACTAATCGTTATGCTATTCAGATTGATGACTGTCAGTTCCGTTATCAGCAAAACTCAGACAGTGTTGTATTACAAATAGCTCACTGGGAAATTAAAAAAGGCGAAACGGTTTTTGTCTACGGACCTTCCGGTTCGGGTAAATCCACTTTATTAAATTTACTGGCCGGGATTCTGTTGCCACAGCGTGGCACCATCAAGTTGGATGAGGTCATACTAAACCAGCTCAACCATCGCAAAAGAGATGCGTATCGGGCACAACATATTGGTATGGTGTTTCAACGTTTTAATCTGATTCCGTACTTAACGGTGGCCGACAATATTAAACTGGCCAGTCATTTTTCCAAACAGGGTATACAGAATCTGCAACAACGCACTCTGGAATTGATGAATGCTTTGCAACTGGATGCCCAGATATTGAAAAGGCCGGCATCGCAATTGAGCGTCGGTCAGCAGCAACGGGTAGCGATTGTTCGTGCTTTGATGAATCAACCGGAATTATTAATTGTCGATGAGCCCACTTCAGCATTAGATAGTGACGCACGTGATAGTTTTGTTGATTTGCTGCTGGAGCAGGTAAAAGCGATGCAAGCCACTCTGATCTTTGTCAGCCATGACAGAAGTCTGGCACAACACTTTTCCAGACAGTTGGATATACAGTCGTTTGTGGTCGCAGGAGAAAAACATGCTGTTTAA
- a CDS encoding ABC transporter permease, whose amino-acid sequence MLFKLAWKSLLARRVSVLLTILMMTVSIFVLLSVETIRYQAKDSFTKTVSGVDLIVGARTGQVNLLLYSVFHIGVPTNNISWQSYQDIASRSSVAWTIPISLGDSHRGYRVIGTSTDFFEFFRFGNKQSLEFKQGKAFDDHFDAVIGSEVARQLGYKFGDAIVLSHGIANTSFSKHDDNPFKITGILAPTGTPVDQSLYVSLQGIEAIHANWQGGVKMPGAAKPKLDELQPQAITAFMLGLNSRIQTFNLQRQINEYQQEPLQAILPGATLMSLWSMLSSVEQLLLLIASLVLLGALIGMANMLLVSMRERRHELSVLRALGYRPGFLFCLLQLEALLISLVAAVAAFISLQLSMYVLKDWLLQEYGILLTRLSIINEFLFMLPMVMLASFLVALIPAISAYRQGLHQQLNL is encoded by the coding sequence ATGCTGTTTAAACTGGCGTGGAAAAGTCTGCTCGCCAGACGCGTTAGCGTGTTACTGACTATATTGATGATGACGGTGAGTATTTTTGTGTTACTCAGTGTAGAAACCATCCGTTATCAAGCCAAAGACAGTTTTACCAAAACCGTTTCCGGTGTGGATTTGATTGTCGGTGCCCGTACCGGCCAGGTGAATTTATTGCTGTACTCGGTATTTCATATTGGCGTGCCAACCAATAATATTTCCTGGCAGAGTTATCAGGATATTGCTTCCCGTTCTTCAGTTGCCTGGACAATTCCTATTTCACTAGGTGATTCCCATCGTGGCTATCGGGTCATTGGCACCAGCACAGACTTTTTCGAGTTTTTTCGCTTTGGTAATAAGCAATCACTCGAATTTAAACAAGGTAAAGCGTTTGATGATCATTTCGATGCAGTGATTGGTTCAGAAGTTGCCAGACAACTGGGCTATAAATTTGGTGATGCTATCGTGCTTTCTCATGGAATTGCCAATACCAGTTTCAGCAAACATGATGATAATCCATTCAAAATTACGGGTATTCTGGCCCCAACAGGAACGCCGGTAGATCAATCTCTCTACGTCAGTTTGCAAGGTATTGAAGCCATTCATGCCAACTGGCAGGGTGGGGTAAAAATGCCGGGTGCAGCTAAGCCAAAACTTGACGAGTTGCAGCCACAAGCCATAACGGCATTTATGCTGGGACTGAATTCGAGGATTCAGACCTTTAATTTGCAGCGGCAAATCAATGAATATCAGCAGGAACCGCTTCAGGCCATTTTGCCCGGAGCCACATTGATGTCGCTGTGGTCAATGTTGAGCAGCGTGGAACAGCTGTTATTATTGATTGCTTCACTGGTGCTGTTGGGTGCGCTGATCGGGATGGCGAATATGCTATTGGTTTCAATGCGTGAGCGACGACATGAATTGTCGGTATTGCGGGCACTGGGTTATCGACCGGGATTTCTGTTCTGCTTATTACAGCTTGAAGCCTTATTGATAAGTCTTGTAGCAGCAGTCGCCGCGTTTATCAGTTTGCAATTAAGCATGTATGTATTGAAAGACTGGTTATTGCAGGAATACGGTATTTTGCTGACCCGCCTATCAATCATAAATGAATTTCTGTTTATGTTACCGATGGTGATGCTTGCCAGTTTTCTGGTCGCTTTAATTCCGGCAATCAGTGCTTATCGACAAGGGTTACATCAGCAATTGAATCTGTGA